The Castanea sativa cultivar Marrone di Chiusa Pesio chromosome 11, ASM4071231v1 genome contains a region encoding:
- the LOC142615980 gene encoding uncharacterized protein LOC142615980 — MGSQHEDHFLHLEREKDREGNVHTTHTSRSHSRGGSRISHEENARVMQLEIDRLMRKLRHERRRGTPFFSDPSSEDTKDSSYRPRSRTPPSKSFSYEKDNLHGHRSRNSSCRGLENDAMSKVLNQISKSPFTRRVEGGKLPWRFTQPTFTINNGRTDPVELVSHFNQRMEVHSKNETLMCKVFPSSLGPVAMRWFNGLRADSINSFMELTQACRSRFITCSRVPRPLDSLLSMAMQEGETLKTYSDRYWEMFNEIDGDFDDVAIRTFKVSLPVKHDLRKSLTKKPIRSVHRLMDRIDEYKRVEEDQEQSKGKAKRDHSGSVNQGNTSSMPPLGTINIIFAVSGRIGSRPSWVVSIARTLAEDSNSEPKRAKGNIQPALSFSEEDKIGTTQPHDDALVVTLRIGGMA; from the exons ATGGGATCCCAGCATGAGGATCATTTCCTACATCTTGAAAGGGAAAAAGATCGCGAGGGTAATGTGCATACGACCCACACTAGTAGAAGTCATTCACGAGGTGGAAGCAGAATTTCTCACGAGGAAAATGCTAGGGTCATGCAGCTAGAGATTGACCGTTTGATGAGGAAGTTGCGCCATGAAAGGCGAAGGGGAACTCCCTTTTTTTCTGACCCTTCTTCTGAAGACACTAAGGATAGCAGTTACAGGCCCAGGTCAAGGACTCCCCCTAGTAAGTCTTTCTCCTATGAGAAGGACAACCTTCATGGTCATAGAAGTAGGAATTCATCTTGTAGAGGATTGgaaaatgatgctatgagtaaaGTGTTGAACCAAATTTCCAAGTCGCCCTTCACACGTAGGGTGGAAGGAGGGAAGCTTCCTTGGCGATTCACCCAGCCAACGTTCACCATAAATAATGGTCGAACGGACCCTGTGGAGCTTGTGAGCCatttcaaccagaggatggaaGTGCACTCCAAAAATGAGACTTTAATGTGCAAGGTCTTCCCATCCAGCCTAGGACCCGTggcgatgagatggtttaatgggtTAAGGGCAGATTCTATCAATTCCTTCATGGAACTCACCCAGGCCTGTAGGTCTCGCTTCATTACAtgtagtagagttcctcggccccTAGATTCGTTACTGTCCATGGCCATGCAAGAAGGGGAAACCTTGAAAACATACTCTGAccgatattgggagatgttcaatgagatcgacggagattttgatgatgtaGCGATAAGAACATTCAAAGTTAGTTTACCTGTCAAGcatgacttaaggaaatctttgaccaagaAGCCTATAAGGAGTGTACACCGGCTTATGGACCGTATCGACGAGTATAaacgggttgaggaagatcaggaaCAAAGTAAGggaaaggcgaag CGAGACCATTCAGGTTCGGTAAATCAGGGAAACACTTCTTCAATGCCTCCTTTGGGTACGATCAACATCATCTTTGCTGTTTCTGGGAGGATTGGTTCTCGTCCTTCTTGGGTGGTGTCTATAGCACGAACTCTCGCCGAGGACTCTAATTCTGAGCCAAAAAGGGCTAAGGGGAATATCCAACCAGCTTTGAGTTTCTCAGAAGAAGACAAGATTGGGACTACgcagccacatgatgatgctttaGTGGTTACGCTGAGGATAGGGGGCATGgcgtga